A region from the Vicia villosa cultivar HV-30 ecotype Madison, WI linkage group LG3, Vvil1.0, whole genome shotgun sequence genome encodes:
- the LOC131593224 gene encoding putative disease resistance RPP13-like protein 1 isoform X1, giving the protein MATIVGGALLSASMEMLVTKVVSGEFLDLFRRTKLDVELLEKLEITLLSLQSVLYDAEDKQITNPAVKKWLEMLQDAVFQADELFDEFNTEALRCKAEGGQVLNKFLSYFKRFNKKINSKLQKLFGRLEHLRNQNLGLKEGVSSCVRNITPTSPFLGDEYAIYGRDDDRKNLKEFLLSEDGCDSGNKIGVISIVGMGGLGKTTLAKLLYHDRDVKEKFEVRGWAHIPKDFDVVTITKTILKSVISETITDTDLVKLEVQLQQSLSNKKFLLVLDDIWYGNYVGWNSLSDIFNVGQIGSKIIITTRDVRVALPKQKSLYVHHLRSLETEDSWSLLARHAFVETNYQQHPSLEITGREISKKCGGLPLAAVALGGILRTNLSQDHWNDVLKNSIWEHTNDEVQPALLLSYRFLPTSLKGCFAYCSIFPKNSILVKKMVVQLWIAEGLVPRPEIENSWEKVAEKYFDELVSRSLIRQRFLAHEENNFEMHDLINDLAMAVSFPYCIRLDKHKPDERVRHLSYDTIEYNSYNKFEKLHGLNGLRTILPMRFQASRVYVNFESWKLFFDLLSKMTHLHVLSLSYYENIIELPNSIGNLIYLRYLNLSGTQIKRLPSETCKLYNLQTLLLSYCYKLIELPKDMGKLVKLRHLDIRNTGLKKMPTQISKLENLQTLSDFIMSSVKDVGLKIEDLGKFSHLRGSLSISHLENVIDSSQASQANLEMKNEIDELELGWSYTAPSNSQIQVLERLRPSTNLKSLTISGFGGDKLSNWMGDPLFVNMVCLKITGCKKTSVLPSLGQLGNLKEIFFSEMESVKSVGTVFYGSGSSSFQPFTSLETLSFEDMPEWEEWKLIGGTSIEFPSLIRLFLNRCPKLKENIPGNLPKLERLSLENCPKLEGMPPNNLPSLAVLRLEDCPLLVGSRHSITNPPSDVFSQLVICLNSLQKLTLDNIPSLTSFPIDGLPKTLRSLSIFFCKNLEFFSHESFHNYSSLKDLDISCSCNSMTSFTLGSLSVLKNLRIYNCKHLKSISIAEDASEPNLVFLRSIEIGQCDELESVSLSGLPYPKLTDLSLWNCENLRFLPESIKTLTSLQKMEIHDLPNLQQSFSIDDLPNNLRELTVGRVGGILWNTTWEHLTSLPDLYLLGDDIVKGLMRTQVPFLPTNLVSLQISELKDIECLDGKWLQNLTSLHKLEIGEAPKLKSLPEKGELPSSLKELYIDHCSLLEANLQRKKGKEWSKISHIPKIYVNQQIIK; this is encoded by the coding sequence ATGGCGACTATTGTTGGAGGAGCACTTCTTTCAGCTTCCATGGAGATGTTGGTGACAAAGGTTGTTTCTGGTGAGTTTCTTGATTTGTTTCGGAGGACTAAGCTTGACGTTGAGCTGTTGGAAAAGCTGGAGATAACACTGCTGAGTCTTCAATCTGTACTTTATGATGCTGAGGACAAACAGATCACTAACCCTGCTGTCAAGAAGTGGCTGGAGATGTTGCAAGATGCCGTCTTTCAAGCTGACGAACTGTTCGACGAATTCAACACTGAAGCTTTAAGGTGCAAAGCTGAAGGTGGTCAGGTTCTTAATAAGTTTTTGTCTTATTTTAAGAGGTTTAATAAAAAGATCAATTCTAAACTACAAAAATTATTTGGAAGATTAGAACATTTGAGAAACCAAAATCTTGGATTGAAAGAAGGTGTTTCCAGCTGTGTTAGGAATATAACTCCTACAAGTCCTTTTTTAGGAGATGAATATGCTATTTATGGTAGAGATGATGATAGAAAGAATCTCAAAGAGTTTTTGCTTTCAGAGGATGGTTGTGATAGTGGAAATAAAATAGGAGTGATTTCCATTGTGGGTATGGGAGGGTTAGGAAAAACAACACTAGCTAAACTCCTTTACCATGACCGTGATGTGAAGGAGAAGTTTGAAGTCAGAGGGTGGGCACATATTCCAAAAGATTTTGATGTTGTCACCATCACTAAAACCATTCTTAAATCTGTCATTTCAGAAACAATTACAGACACTGACTTAGTTAAACTCGAAGTTCAATTGCAGCAAAGTTTAAGTAACAAAAAGTTTTTGTTAGTACTGGATGATATATGGTATGGAAACTATGTTGGTTGGAATAGTCTAAGTGATATCTTTAATGTTGGACAAATAGGAAGTAAGATCATCATCACAACTCGAGATGTAAGAGTCGCACTACCCAAGCAAAAATCTCTCTATGTCCACCATTTAAGATCTTTAGAAACTGAAGATTCTTGGTCTTTATTAGCCAGACATGCATTTGTAGAGACAAACTACCAACAACATCCCAGTTTAGAAATAACTGGTAGAGAAATTTCCAAAAAATGTGGTGGCTTACCATTAGCTGCCGTAGCATTGGGGGGTATTCTTCGCACCAATTTGTCACAAGATCATTGGAATGATGTATTAAAAAATAGTATTTGGGAACATACAAATGATGAGGTGCAGCCAGCTCTGCTATTGAGTTATCGGTTTCTTCCAACTTCTTTAAAAGGATGCTTTGCTTATTGTTCAATTTTTCCAAAGAACTCAATCTTAGTGAAAAAGATGGTGGTTCAGTTGTGGATTGCAGAAGGCTTAGTACCTCGTCCTGAAATTGAGAATAGTTGGGAAAAAGTAGCAGAAAAATACTTTGATGAACTAGTGTCAAGGTCTCTGATACGTCAACGGTTCCTTGCTCACGAGGAAAACAACTTTGAAATGCATGATCTAATCAATGATTTAGCTATGGCAGTTTCATTTCCGTATTGTATTAGGTTAGACAAACATAAGCCAGATGAAAGGGTGCGACACTTGTCATACGACACAATAGAATATAACTCATacaataaatttgaaaaattgcATGGACTAAATGGTCTACGAACCATTTTACCGATGCGGTTCCAAGCTTCACGGGTGTATGTCAATTTCGAGTCGTGGAAGTTATTTTTTGACTTGTTGTCAAAAATGACACACTTACACGTGTTGTCTCTTTCATACTATGAAAATATCATAGAGTTACCGAACTCTATTGGAAATTTAATTTACTTGCGATACTTGAATCTCTCCGGCACTCAAATTAAAAGGTTGCCTTCAGAAACATGCAAGCTTTACAATTTGCAGACGTTGTTGTTGTCATATTGCTATAAACTCATTGAATTGCCAAAAGACATGGGGAAATTGGTGAAACTACGCCACCTTGACATCAGAAACACTGGTCTGAAGAAAATGCCGACACAAATATCCAAATTAGAAAATCTACAAACATTGTCGGACTTTATTATGAGCAGCGTTAAGGATGTtggattgaagattgaagatctTGGAAAATTTTCCCATCTACGAGGAAGCCTTTCCATCTCACATCTTGAAAATGTAATTGACTCATCTCAAGCTTCTCAAGCAAACTTGGAGATGAAAAACGAAATTGACGAGTTGGAACTAGGATGGTCTTACACTGCTCCTTCAAACTCACAAATACAAGTACTCGAACGGCTGCGTCCGTCGACAAATTTGAAGAGTTTGACCATCTCTGGATTTGGTGGAGACAAATTATCAAATTGGATGGGAGATCCTTTATTTGTAAACATGGTGTGTTTGAAGATCACAGGGTGTAAAAAAACTTCAGTGCTGCCATCCCTCGGGCAACTAGGTAatctaaaagaaatattttttagtgagaTGGAATCTGTAAAGAGTGTTGGTACCGTGTTCTATGGAAGTGGTTCTTCTTCATTTCAACCATTTACCTCTTTAGAAACTCTAAGTTTTGAAGATATGCCAGAGTGGGAGGAATGGAAGTTAATTGGAGGTACATCTATAGAGTTTCCTAGTCTTATACGTTTGTTTCTAAACCGCTGTCCGAAACTGAAAGAAAACATACCTGGCAACCTTCCTAAGCTCGAAAGATTGTCACTTGAAAATTGTCCCAAACTTGAAGGGATGCCACCCAACAATCTTCCTTCTCTTGCAGTCCTGAGGTTAGAGGATTGTCCCTTATTGGTGGGGTCAAGACATTCTATTACAAACCCACCATCTGACGTATTCAGCCAATTGGTGATTTGTCTCAATTCTCTTCAAAAGTTGACCTTAGACAATATTCCATCTCTAACATCCTTTCCGATAGACGGTCTTCCCAAAACCTTACGATCTCTCTCTATCTTTTTCTGTAAGAATCTAGAGTTCTTTTCTCATGAATCTTTTCATAATTACTCATCACTCAAGGATTTGGATATATCCTGTagttgtaattcaatgacatcatTTACCTTGGGCTCTCTCTCTGTCCTAAAAAATCTACGTATTTACAATTGTAAACATTTAAAATCCATATCAATAGCAGAAGATGCATCGGAACCAAATCTAGTGTTTCTTAGAAGCATCGAAATAGGGCAATGTGATGAACTGGAGTCAGTTTCTCTAAGTGGATTGCCATATCCTAAACTCACTGATTTAAGTTTATGGAACTGTGAGAATTTACGTTTTCTACCTGAATCAATAAAGACTCTAACTAGCCTTCAAAAAATGGAAATTCACGACCTTCCAAATCTGCAGCAATCGTTTTCCATAGATGATTTGCCTAACAATTTACGGGAACTGACGGTTGGCAGAGTTGGAGGGATTTTGTGGAATACAACTTGGGAACATCTCACTTCTCTCCCGGACTTGTATCTTTTGGGTGATGATATTGTGAAGGGGCTGATGAGAACGCAAGTTCCGTTTCTACCCACTAATCTTGTTTCCTTACAGATTTCTGAGCTTAAAGATATAGAATGCTTGGATGGGAAGTGGCTTCAAAATCTCACCTCTCTCCATAAACTTGAGATTGGTGAAGCCCCCAAGCTCAAGTCATTGCCAGAAAAGGGGGAATTGCCTTCCTCTCTTAAAGAACTGTATATAGATCATTGTTCGTTATTGGAAGCAAATTTGCAGAGGAAGAAAGGGAAAGAGTGGAGTAAGATTTCTCACATTCCCAAAATATATGTAAATCAGCAAATCATAAAATGA
- the LOC131657094 gene encoding uncharacterized protein LOC131657094: MTSFKNCEDQWWDTYGTEAPNLQKLAIRTLRQTCSASGRERNWSVFEHIHSKKRNRLEHQKLNDLVYVRYNLRLKNRTKKKQNYDSINFETLGDHSNWVLEDSPPFLTTEEVEKLRKDLASMTIQPISNYIDELNLDEVDVEGDVQLNSGENNQSNGIIDGEDIANAIDFAADDFDIGGDPNIEIIYLLETKFNRY; the protein is encoded by the exons ATGACTTCATTCAAAAATTGTGAAG ATCAATGGTGGGACACTTATGGAACCGAAGCGCCCAATTTGCAAAAGCTGGCTATTCGGACTTTGAGACAAACTTGTAGTGCGTCTGGTAGAGAACGAAATTGGAGTGTGTTTGAACACATTCATTCAAAAAAGAGAAATAGGTTGGAGCATCAAAAGCTTAATGATCTCGTTTATGTTCGTTACAACTTACGGCTAAAAAATAG AACCAAGAAGAAACAAAATTATGATTCTATCAATTTTGAAACTCTTGGTGATCATTCAAATTGGGTGTTGGAGGATTCACCACCATTCTTGACCACTGAGGAGGTGGAAAAACTACGCAAAGATCTTGCTAGTATGACAATCCAACCTATTTCAAATTATATTG ATGAATTAAATTTGGATGAGGTTGATGTTGAGGGAGATGTACAACTTAACTCCGGAGAAAACAACCAAAGTAATGGTATCATTGATGGGGAAGATATTGCAAATGCAATTGATTTTGCCgcggatgattttgatattggaggagatcccaacattgaaataATTTACCTCCTTGAAACTAAATTTAATAGATATTGA
- the LOC131593224 gene encoding putative disease resistance RPP13-like protein 1 isoform X2 — protein MEMLVTKVVSGEFLDLFRRTKLDVELLEKLEITLLSLQSVLYDAEDKQITNPAVKKWLEMLQDAVFQADELFDEFNTEALRCKAEGGQVLNKFLSYFKRFNKKINSKLQKLFGRLEHLRNQNLGLKEGVSSCVRNITPTSPFLGDEYAIYGRDDDRKNLKEFLLSEDGCDSGNKIGVISIVGMGGLGKTTLAKLLYHDRDVKEKFEVRGWAHIPKDFDVVTITKTILKSVISETITDTDLVKLEVQLQQSLSNKKFLLVLDDIWYGNYVGWNSLSDIFNVGQIGSKIIITTRDVRVALPKQKSLYVHHLRSLETEDSWSLLARHAFVETNYQQHPSLEITGREISKKCGGLPLAAVALGGILRTNLSQDHWNDVLKNSIWEHTNDEVQPALLLSYRFLPTSLKGCFAYCSIFPKNSILVKKMVVQLWIAEGLVPRPEIENSWEKVAEKYFDELVSRSLIRQRFLAHEENNFEMHDLINDLAMAVSFPYCIRLDKHKPDERVRHLSYDTIEYNSYNKFEKLHGLNGLRTILPMRFQASRVYVNFESWKLFFDLLSKMTHLHVLSLSYYENIIELPNSIGNLIYLRYLNLSGTQIKRLPSETCKLYNLQTLLLSYCYKLIELPKDMGKLVKLRHLDIRNTGLKKMPTQISKLENLQTLSDFIMSSVKDVGLKIEDLGKFSHLRGSLSISHLENVIDSSQASQANLEMKNEIDELELGWSYTAPSNSQIQVLERLRPSTNLKSLTISGFGGDKLSNWMGDPLFVNMVCLKITGCKKTSVLPSLGQLGNLKEIFFSEMESVKSVGTVFYGSGSSSFQPFTSLETLSFEDMPEWEEWKLIGGTSIEFPSLIRLFLNRCPKLKENIPGNLPKLERLSLENCPKLEGMPPNNLPSLAVLRLEDCPLLVGSRHSITNPPSDVFSQLVICLNSLQKLTLDNIPSLTSFPIDGLPKTLRSLSIFFCKNLEFFSHESFHNYSSLKDLDISCSCNSMTSFTLGSLSVLKNLRIYNCKHLKSISIAEDASEPNLVFLRSIEIGQCDELESVSLSGLPYPKLTDLSLWNCENLRFLPESIKTLTSLQKMEIHDLPNLQQSFSIDDLPNNLRELTVGRVGGILWNTTWEHLTSLPDLYLLGDDIVKGLMRTQVPFLPTNLVSLQISELKDIECLDGKWLQNLTSLHKLEIGEAPKLKSLPEKGELPSSLKELYIDHCSLLEANLQRKKGKEWSKISHIPKIYVNQQIIK, from the coding sequence ATGGAGATGTTGGTGACAAAGGTTGTTTCTGGTGAGTTTCTTGATTTGTTTCGGAGGACTAAGCTTGACGTTGAGCTGTTGGAAAAGCTGGAGATAACACTGCTGAGTCTTCAATCTGTACTTTATGATGCTGAGGACAAACAGATCACTAACCCTGCTGTCAAGAAGTGGCTGGAGATGTTGCAAGATGCCGTCTTTCAAGCTGACGAACTGTTCGACGAATTCAACACTGAAGCTTTAAGGTGCAAAGCTGAAGGTGGTCAGGTTCTTAATAAGTTTTTGTCTTATTTTAAGAGGTTTAATAAAAAGATCAATTCTAAACTACAAAAATTATTTGGAAGATTAGAACATTTGAGAAACCAAAATCTTGGATTGAAAGAAGGTGTTTCCAGCTGTGTTAGGAATATAACTCCTACAAGTCCTTTTTTAGGAGATGAATATGCTATTTATGGTAGAGATGATGATAGAAAGAATCTCAAAGAGTTTTTGCTTTCAGAGGATGGTTGTGATAGTGGAAATAAAATAGGAGTGATTTCCATTGTGGGTATGGGAGGGTTAGGAAAAACAACACTAGCTAAACTCCTTTACCATGACCGTGATGTGAAGGAGAAGTTTGAAGTCAGAGGGTGGGCACATATTCCAAAAGATTTTGATGTTGTCACCATCACTAAAACCATTCTTAAATCTGTCATTTCAGAAACAATTACAGACACTGACTTAGTTAAACTCGAAGTTCAATTGCAGCAAAGTTTAAGTAACAAAAAGTTTTTGTTAGTACTGGATGATATATGGTATGGAAACTATGTTGGTTGGAATAGTCTAAGTGATATCTTTAATGTTGGACAAATAGGAAGTAAGATCATCATCACAACTCGAGATGTAAGAGTCGCACTACCCAAGCAAAAATCTCTCTATGTCCACCATTTAAGATCTTTAGAAACTGAAGATTCTTGGTCTTTATTAGCCAGACATGCATTTGTAGAGACAAACTACCAACAACATCCCAGTTTAGAAATAACTGGTAGAGAAATTTCCAAAAAATGTGGTGGCTTACCATTAGCTGCCGTAGCATTGGGGGGTATTCTTCGCACCAATTTGTCACAAGATCATTGGAATGATGTATTAAAAAATAGTATTTGGGAACATACAAATGATGAGGTGCAGCCAGCTCTGCTATTGAGTTATCGGTTTCTTCCAACTTCTTTAAAAGGATGCTTTGCTTATTGTTCAATTTTTCCAAAGAACTCAATCTTAGTGAAAAAGATGGTGGTTCAGTTGTGGATTGCAGAAGGCTTAGTACCTCGTCCTGAAATTGAGAATAGTTGGGAAAAAGTAGCAGAAAAATACTTTGATGAACTAGTGTCAAGGTCTCTGATACGTCAACGGTTCCTTGCTCACGAGGAAAACAACTTTGAAATGCATGATCTAATCAATGATTTAGCTATGGCAGTTTCATTTCCGTATTGTATTAGGTTAGACAAACATAAGCCAGATGAAAGGGTGCGACACTTGTCATACGACACAATAGAATATAACTCATacaataaatttgaaaaattgcATGGACTAAATGGTCTACGAACCATTTTACCGATGCGGTTCCAAGCTTCACGGGTGTATGTCAATTTCGAGTCGTGGAAGTTATTTTTTGACTTGTTGTCAAAAATGACACACTTACACGTGTTGTCTCTTTCATACTATGAAAATATCATAGAGTTACCGAACTCTATTGGAAATTTAATTTACTTGCGATACTTGAATCTCTCCGGCACTCAAATTAAAAGGTTGCCTTCAGAAACATGCAAGCTTTACAATTTGCAGACGTTGTTGTTGTCATATTGCTATAAACTCATTGAATTGCCAAAAGACATGGGGAAATTGGTGAAACTACGCCACCTTGACATCAGAAACACTGGTCTGAAGAAAATGCCGACACAAATATCCAAATTAGAAAATCTACAAACATTGTCGGACTTTATTATGAGCAGCGTTAAGGATGTtggattgaagattgaagatctTGGAAAATTTTCCCATCTACGAGGAAGCCTTTCCATCTCACATCTTGAAAATGTAATTGACTCATCTCAAGCTTCTCAAGCAAACTTGGAGATGAAAAACGAAATTGACGAGTTGGAACTAGGATGGTCTTACACTGCTCCTTCAAACTCACAAATACAAGTACTCGAACGGCTGCGTCCGTCGACAAATTTGAAGAGTTTGACCATCTCTGGATTTGGTGGAGACAAATTATCAAATTGGATGGGAGATCCTTTATTTGTAAACATGGTGTGTTTGAAGATCACAGGGTGTAAAAAAACTTCAGTGCTGCCATCCCTCGGGCAACTAGGTAatctaaaagaaatattttttagtgagaTGGAATCTGTAAAGAGTGTTGGTACCGTGTTCTATGGAAGTGGTTCTTCTTCATTTCAACCATTTACCTCTTTAGAAACTCTAAGTTTTGAAGATATGCCAGAGTGGGAGGAATGGAAGTTAATTGGAGGTACATCTATAGAGTTTCCTAGTCTTATACGTTTGTTTCTAAACCGCTGTCCGAAACTGAAAGAAAACATACCTGGCAACCTTCCTAAGCTCGAAAGATTGTCACTTGAAAATTGTCCCAAACTTGAAGGGATGCCACCCAACAATCTTCCTTCTCTTGCAGTCCTGAGGTTAGAGGATTGTCCCTTATTGGTGGGGTCAAGACATTCTATTACAAACCCACCATCTGACGTATTCAGCCAATTGGTGATTTGTCTCAATTCTCTTCAAAAGTTGACCTTAGACAATATTCCATCTCTAACATCCTTTCCGATAGACGGTCTTCCCAAAACCTTACGATCTCTCTCTATCTTTTTCTGTAAGAATCTAGAGTTCTTTTCTCATGAATCTTTTCATAATTACTCATCACTCAAGGATTTGGATATATCCTGTagttgtaattcaatgacatcatTTACCTTGGGCTCTCTCTCTGTCCTAAAAAATCTACGTATTTACAATTGTAAACATTTAAAATCCATATCAATAGCAGAAGATGCATCGGAACCAAATCTAGTGTTTCTTAGAAGCATCGAAATAGGGCAATGTGATGAACTGGAGTCAGTTTCTCTAAGTGGATTGCCATATCCTAAACTCACTGATTTAAGTTTATGGAACTGTGAGAATTTACGTTTTCTACCTGAATCAATAAAGACTCTAACTAGCCTTCAAAAAATGGAAATTCACGACCTTCCAAATCTGCAGCAATCGTTTTCCATAGATGATTTGCCTAACAATTTACGGGAACTGACGGTTGGCAGAGTTGGAGGGATTTTGTGGAATACAACTTGGGAACATCTCACTTCTCTCCCGGACTTGTATCTTTTGGGTGATGATATTGTGAAGGGGCTGATGAGAACGCAAGTTCCGTTTCTACCCACTAATCTTGTTTCCTTACAGATTTCTGAGCTTAAAGATATAGAATGCTTGGATGGGAAGTGGCTTCAAAATCTCACCTCTCTCCATAAACTTGAGATTGGTGAAGCCCCCAAGCTCAAGTCATTGCCAGAAAAGGGGGAATTGCCTTCCTCTCTTAAAGAACTGTATATAGATCATTGTTCGTTATTGGAAGCAAATTTGCAGAGGAAGAAAGGGAAAGAGTGGAGTAAGATTTCTCACATTCCCAAAATATATGTAAATCAGCAAATCATAAAATGA